The Saccharomonospora cyanea NA-134 genome includes a region encoding these proteins:
- the hpnE gene encoding hydroxysqualene dehydroxylase HpnE has product MTAPCVQPRARGSGRKDVRVVVVGSGLAGLTAACDLADAGIAVTVLEARSRLGGATFSFQRDGLTVDNGQHVTLRCCTAYRALLERLGSSEGLETQERFRVPVLAPGGRFTELRRTDARAPLHLAPAIARYSALSPLDRFRVLRAAVALRSLDPDDTALDAHSFGDWLAQHGQNDATRDRLWNLITVAALNGDVSQVSLASAAMVFRTALLTSSDGADIGIPRWPLEDLHVRPAEKYLLERDGQVRTHSPVRGITPVRERFLVRMDDEVLDADAVVLAVPPETAMRVAPGRAGLQRWRLAGLGAVPIVNVHVVYERPVTELPFAAAVGSPAQWVFDRTAAAGLTSGQYLAVSLSAAETWLTTPASALRDVFLAELGRLFPAAATTPCSRFFVTRQRRATFRQGPGSNSLRAAQRTALPGLVLAGSWTATGWPDTMEGAVRSGHRAADLVTAHLAGGVSG; this is encoded by the coding sequence ATGACAGCCCCGTGTGTCCAGCCCCGGGCGCGTGGGTCGGGCCGGAAGGACGTCCGCGTGGTCGTCGTCGGCTCCGGGCTGGCCGGGCTCACCGCGGCCTGCGACCTCGCCGACGCCGGGATCGCGGTGACGGTGCTGGAAGCGCGCTCCCGGTTGGGGGGCGCGACGTTCTCGTTCCAGCGCGACGGTCTCACCGTCGACAACGGGCAACACGTGACGTTGCGCTGCTGCACCGCCTACCGGGCCCTGCTCGAACGGCTCGGCAGCTCCGAGGGCCTCGAGACGCAGGAGCGCTTCCGGGTGCCGGTGCTCGCGCCCGGCGGCCGGTTCACCGAACTGCGGCGTACGGACGCGCGGGCACCCCTGCACCTGGCACCCGCGATCGCCCGCTACTCGGCGTTGAGCCCGCTCGACCGGTTCCGGGTGCTGAGGGCCGCCGTGGCCCTGCGCTCGCTCGATCCGGACGACACCGCGCTCGACGCCCACAGTTTCGGCGACTGGCTCGCCCAGCACGGTCAGAACGACGCCACCCGCGACAGGTTGTGGAACCTCATCACCGTGGCCGCGCTCAACGGCGACGTGTCCCAGGTGTCGCTGGCCTCGGCGGCGATGGTGTTCCGCACCGCACTGCTGACCTCGTCCGACGGCGCCGACATCGGGATCCCCCGCTGGCCGTTGGAGGACCTGCATGTCCGTCCCGCGGAGAAGTACCTGCTGGAACGCGACGGACAGGTGCGCACCCACAGCCCGGTCCGGGGCATCACACCCGTGCGTGAGCGGTTCCTCGTGCGGATGGACGACGAGGTGCTGGACGCCGACGCGGTCGTCCTCGCCGTCCCGCCCGAGACCGCGATGCGAGTCGCTCCCGGACGGGCGGGGCTGCAGCGGTGGCGGCTCGCCGGGCTCGGAGCGGTGCCGATCGTGAACGTCCACGTCGTCTACGAGCGGCCCGTCACCGAGCTGCCGTTCGCCGCGGCCGTGGGATCACCCGCCCAGTGGGTGTTCGACCGCACCGCCGCGGCGGGACTCACCTCGGGGCAGTACCTCGCGGTGTCGCTTTCGGCGGCCGAGACCTGGCTGACCACCCCCGCGTCGGCGTTGCGTGACGTGTTCCTCGCCGAACTCGGCAGGCTCTTCCCCGCCGCCGCCACCACACCGTGTTCCCGGTTCTTCGTCACCCGGCAGCGGCGGGCCACGTTCCGCCAGGGACCGGGATCGAACAGTTTGCGCGCGGCCCAGCGCACGGCGTTGCCCGGCCTTGTCCTCGCCGGATCCTGGACCGCTACAGGTTGGCCCGACACGATGGAGGGAGCCGTGCGAAGTGGACACCGAGCCGCCGATCTCGTCACCGCTCACCTGGCGGGGGGTGTGAGCGGATGA
- the hpnD gene encoding presqualene diphosphate synthase HpnD, with amino-acid sequence MRTEQAYETCVRITREQARNFSYGIRLLPPPKRNALSAVYAFARRIDDIGDGDLSPEVKLKGLEDARSDLRAVESGLDTGDPVAFALADAARRFDLPLDAFDDLIDGCRADVLGVEYASFTTLRRYCQRVAGSIGRLSLAVFGSPDRARDEPIADDLGVALQLTNILRDVVEDLDNGRVYLPADELERFGCTLKRDGNGEFVDDTENLLALLEFQVARAQEWYERGLRLLDVLDGRSRACCAAMAGIYHRLLTRMALRPSLVLRGRTGLPDWEKALVACVALAGGTP; translated from the coding sequence ATGAGGACGGAACAGGCCTACGAAACCTGTGTACGCATCACCCGGGAACAGGCCCGCAACTTTTCGTACGGCATCCGGCTGCTGCCCCCGCCGAAACGCAACGCCCTCAGCGCGGTCTACGCCTTCGCCCGCAGGATCGACGACATCGGCGACGGCGACCTCTCTCCCGAGGTGAAGCTGAAGGGGCTCGAGGACGCGAGGTCGGACCTGCGGGCGGTGGAGTCGGGGCTCGACACCGGCGATCCCGTGGCGTTCGCCCTCGCGGACGCCGCCCGCCGGTTCGACCTGCCGCTGGACGCCTTCGACGACCTGATCGACGGTTGCCGCGCCGACGTGCTCGGCGTGGAGTACGCGAGTTTCACCACGCTGCGGCGGTACTGCCAGCGCGTGGCCGGGTCGATCGGGAGGCTGTCGCTCGCGGTGTTCGGCAGCCCCGACCGGGCACGCGACGAACCGATCGCCGACGACCTGGGCGTGGCGTTGCAGTTGACCAACATCCTGCGGGACGTCGTGGAGGACCTCGACAACGGCCGGGTGTACCTCCCCGCCGACGAGCTCGAACGATTCGGCTGCACGCTGAAGCGCGACGGGAACGGGGAGTTCGTCGACGACACCGAGAACCTGCTGGCACTGCTCGAGTTCCAGGTCGCCCGCGCACAGGAGTGGTACGAGCGGGGTCTGCGGCTGCTCGATGTGCTCGACGGGCGCAGCCGAGCGTGCTGCGCGGCCATGGCAGGCATCTACCACCGGTTGCTGACGCGGATGGCGTTGCGGCCGTCGCTGGTACTGCGGGGCCGAACCGGCCTGCCCGACTGGGAGAAGGCACTGGTGGCCTGTGTGGCGCTGGCGGGAGGCACACCATGA